The genomic region GGACGACTCCGGCGAGCCGCAACGCGGCGGGGCCGCCACCATCGCCGTCATAGACCCGATCGACACCTGGAACCCGCAGCTGGCGCTGGTCCAGTCGAGCTATCAGGTGTACCCGCAGGTGTATGCCTCTCTGCTCCGCACGCCCGCCGATGGAACCACCGTCCAACCGGGGCTCGCCGCCACACACGCATACGATCCGGCAGCCAAGACGCTCACCTTCACGCTCGACCCCGCCGCCAAGTTCAGCGACGGCACACCGGTGACCTCTGCCGACGTCAAGTTCTCATTCGGGGTGTGGCGGGCAGGTGAACTGTTCGGCAGCTACTTCGAGTCGGTTCGCGATGTCACGACCCCGGATCCGCACACAGTGGTGTTCGAGATGTCAGAGCCCGACGTGACGCTCGTCGACATATTGGCGACGTCGAACGCGGCGATCTTCCCGAACAACTTTGGCGGCCGGACCGCCGACGAGTACTGGAAGCGACCGATTGCGGCCGGCCCGTTCAAGATCGACGACGAGATTCCCGGCCAGTCGATCTCATTGTCGCGCAACCCCTTCTACTACCGTGCGGAGCTGCCCCGCCTGGACAAGCTCGACTACAAGGTTGTCGCCGATCAGAATCAGCAACTGCTGCAGTTCCAGAGCGGTGCCATCGACATCGTCAACGAGGTGGATCCCGCGCAGATAGCGCAGTACCCCGCGGGCTCAACCGTGTCGAGCCCGTCGTCGGGCACTAGCGTGCTGATGGCTCAGACCAAGGCCGCCCCGCTCGACAATGCAGACCTCCGTCGCGCGATCACGCTGGCCATCAAGCACGACGAGTTGATCGCAGGCGGCTACGCCGGTGAGGCAGAGCAGGCGAAGACTCTTCTGCCACAGGCCGTTCCAGGCATCCAACCGTGCCCGGGGTGTGACTGGTCGAAACACGATCTGGACTTGGCCAAGAAGCTGGTCGAAAAGTCCGGCTACCGCGGCGAGAAACTTGAGGTGATAGTCCCGTCGTCCTCGGCCAGCGAGGTCCTCGCTGCCCAGGCGCTCGAACCGATGCTCGCCGAGGCCGGTATCAAGATCTCGGTCAACGCGTTGCCGACCAGCACTGTCATCGATCGACTGGAGAAGGCTGACTACCAGCTGGGCCTGCTGACCGCCAGCGCGAACGCGCCAAGTCCGCTCGACCCACTGGGACTGATCGCGTCGACCAACTTCCTCTACACACAGTTCGACACCGCTTCCGCGGACACGGCGATCGAGGCATTGCGGCAGGCCGAGAATGACGAGCAGGTCTCTGCGGCGA from Mycolicibacterium sp. YH-1 harbors:
- a CDS encoding ABC transporter substrate-binding protein; translated protein: MPSSFTGLRRKLIAVAVPGLMFVTLACSGSSTNSTARDDSGEPQRGGAATIAVIDPIDTWNPQLALVQSSYQVYPQVYASLLRTPADGTTVQPGLAATHAYDPAAKTLTFTLDPAAKFSDGTPVTSADVKFSFGVWRAGELFGSYFESVRDVTTPDPHTVVFEMSEPDVTLVDILATSNAAIFPNNFGGRTADEYWKRPIAAGPFKIDDEIPGQSISLSRNPFYYRAELPRLDKLDYKVVADQNQQLLQFQSGAIDIVNEVDPAQIAQYPAGSTVSSPSSGTSVLMAQTKAAPLDNADLRRAITLAIKHDELIAGGYAGEAEQAKTLLPQAVPGIQPCPGCDWSKHDLDLAKKLVEKSGYRGEKLEVIVPSSSASEVLAAQALEPMLAEAGIKISVNALPTSTVIDRLEKADYQLGLLTASANAPSPLDPLGLIASTNFLYTQFDTASADTAIEALRQAENDEQVSAATEAFEKQAFGSVAAVPLAQPNVVYAVSKDLHGFAPAPYRLYPADEFWVSQ